ATGTTCACACTGGCCAGCACATTTTCCGGTGTTCCTTCCTCTATTTCCACGTGCACGCGCATTTTGACGGTGATGCGCGGAGTGTTCCTCGGCTGTCCGCTGAGACGCGCCAGCACTCCGTACATGATTGCCAGGTCCAGCGGTTTCGTCAGCACAGCCGTGCATCCAAGGTCCAGCAGCTTCTGGTTCTTTCCGGTAAAATCATCGGTTATAAAAACGACCAGCGGCAGTTCTTTGAGCGTGGGGTCCGTCCTGAGCAGGGTGATGGCGGTAAAGAGATCGGGCTCTGCCAGGTCACCGTCAAATAACACGAGAGCGAATGAATCCTTCCGGGCAAGTCGGATCGCCTCATCCGTGGTCGTGGCAAGAACGGGGGTGAACCAGATACGGTTCATGAGAACGCCCAGATACATCTGACCCGCCGCAGTATGGCAGATTATGAGGACCTGTTTTTTAGCT
This DNA window, taken from Nitrospirota bacterium, encodes the following:
- a CDS encoding PilZ domain-containing protein — protein: MSAKKQVLIICHTAAGQMYLGVLMNRIWFTPVLATTTDEAIRLARKDSFALVLFDGDLAEPDLFTAITLLRTDPTLKELPLVVFITDDFTGKNQKLLDLGCTAVLTKPLDLAIMYGVLARLSGQPRNTPRITVKMRVHVEIEEGTPENVLASVNMSESGLYLRTLQPLPEGTFIHIRFTLPHDTETITLSAEVVRTLPLGTQFECEPGMGLRFVDVPEGTLLKIRNFIQWELTGDLEWNSNL